Proteins encoded together in one Skermanella rosea window:
- the ssb gene encoding single-stranded DNA-binding protein, with amino-acid sequence MAGSLNHCQFIGNLGRDPEIRSTQDGREIANLSLGVTETWRDKQSGDKRERTEWVRVVIFSEGLVKVARNYLHKGSKVYIAGAMQTRKWTDKDGNEKYSTEIVLQGFDAKLILLDGKRDGDGGRDRDEDDGYQQSRRGGAGGGSGSRPTQRHSSPVPELDDEIPFAAADERYIGARFGRNVALF; translated from the coding sequence ATGGCGGGAAGTTTGAATCATTGTCAGTTCATTGGAAACCTCGGGCGCGATCCGGAAATCAGGTCAACGCAGGACGGGCGCGAAATCGCCAATCTCAGTCTCGGCGTCACCGAGACGTGGCGCGACAAGCAATCCGGCGACAAGCGCGAACGCACCGAGTGGGTGCGCGTGGTGATCTTCAGCGAGGGCTTGGTCAAAGTCGCACGCAATTACCTGCATAAGGGCAGCAAGGTTTATATCGCGGGTGCGATGCAAACGCGCAAATGGACCGACAAGGATGGAAACGAAAAGTATTCCACCGAGATCGTCCTTCAGGGATTCGACGCCAAGCTGATCCTGCTCGACGGCAAGCGCGACGGTGACGGCGGCCGCGACCGCGACGAGGACGATGGCTACCAGCAGTCCCGGCGGGGCGGGGCAGGGGGCGGCTCCGGCTCGCGGCCCACCCAGCGCCACAGCAGCCCGGTGCCGGAGCTCGACGACGAGATTCCGTTCGCGGCGGCGGACGAGCGCTACATCGGCGCGCGGTTCGGGCGAAACGTGGCGCTGTTCTAG
- a CDS encoding DUF1376 domain-containing protein codes for MAEFSALPLFTDAYLADTRHLTTLQHGAYLLMIMTAWRSPDCALPDNDAFLARITGLDKRTWNANKETLLAFWRLNDEQKWVQGRLLDERNRLRRPPAKVSLYPTDWRALREIVFERDDYACTYCSSEELPLHCDHIVPLTRGGTNDLSNLTTSCRPCNTSKGARTPEEWRAAK; via the coding sequence ATGGCCGAGTTTTCAGCACTCCCGCTGTTCACCGACGCTTATCTGGCCGACACCAGGCACCTGACCACGCTCCAGCACGGGGCCTATCTGCTCATGATCATGACAGCATGGCGGTCGCCCGATTGTGCGCTGCCTGATAACGACGCGTTTCTGGCCCGGATTACTGGGCTGGATAAGCGCACGTGGAACGCCAACAAGGAAACCTTGCTTGCCTTCTGGCGGCTCAATGACGAGCAAAAATGGGTGCAAGGTCGGCTGCTGGACGAACGCAACCGACTGCGGCGACCACCGGCGAAAGTCTCGCTGTATCCGACTGACTGGCGGGCACTACGCGAGATCGTCTTTGAGCGCGATGACTACGCCTGCACATACTGCAGCAGCGAGGAGCTTCCTCTGCACTGCGATCACATCGTCCCGCTCACCAGAGGGGGTACGAATGACCTGTCGAACCTCACGACATCCTGCCGCCCCTGCAACACTAGCAAGGGGGCTCGTACGCCCGAAGAATGGAGGGCGGCGAAATGA
- a CDS encoding YdaU family protein translates to MTQPWYPFYWGDYSAKTLHLTQAQHGAFILLLRYIYTTGKPIPDEHRFSIARASLEQERSDVDFVLTSFFTLIDGVWRNQKAEEIITEAEQKHEARVKAGKKGGKRKASNAKAKPKPGSTNHNHNHNLSSEDKSSSYMAAAETRAGEPEAETPEERIARATRIVDWISDQFGNRYLYISAPVIAWLNAGADFEADIVPVIKRHIADGRDPPRRSLSMFDQDITASISKRTKPLRQEEAHGNPAQEYRSRDRGNGEASRSGAGHAPPGKSKWLTEAERLAAKYRAEEGIQPGG, encoded by the coding sequence ATGACCCAGCCTTGGTATCCTTTCTACTGGGGCGACTACAGCGCCAAGACGCTGCACCTCACCCAGGCGCAGCATGGAGCTTTCATTCTGCTGCTCCGGTATATCTATACAACCGGCAAGCCAATCCCTGATGAACACCGCTTTAGCATTGCTAGGGCATCGCTAGAGCAAGAACGTAGCGATGTGGACTTTGTGCTCACTTCCTTCTTCACCCTGATTGACGGTGTTTGGCGTAATCAGAAGGCCGAAGAGATCATCACGGAAGCGGAGCAAAAGCACGAAGCCCGTGTAAAAGCTGGAAAAAAGGGCGGCAAGCGAAAGGCTAGCAATGCTAAAGCAAAGCCTAAGCCGGGCTCTACTAACCACAACCACAACCACAATCTCTCCTCAGAAGATAAATCTTCTTCGTATATGGCCGCCGCCGAAACGCGTGCGGGTGAGCCTGAGGCCGAAACACCCGAAGAGCGCATCGCAAGAGCCACCCGGATTGTGGACTGGATCAGCGACCAGTTCGGCAACCGCTACCTCTACATCTCCGCCCCGGTCATCGCCTGGCTCAATGCGGGCGCCGACTTCGAGGCCGACATCGTGCCGGTGATCAAGCGCCACATCGCCGACGGCCGCGACCCGCCGCGGCGATCGCTTTCGATGTTCGACCAGGACATCACCGCCAGCATCAGCAAACGCACCAAACCCCTACGACAGGAGGAAGCCCATGGAAACCCAGCTCAAGAGTACCGTTCACGGGATCGTGGAAATGGCGAAGCCAGCCGATCAGGCGCTGGTCACGCTCCGCCCGGAAAGTCCAAATGGCTCACCGAGGCCGAGCGTCTCGCCGCAAAATACCGCGCAGAGGAAGGGATTCAGCCCGGAGGATAA
- a CDS encoding AAA family ATPase has protein sequence MIVIVGGEKGGVGKTTIATHLAVARKTAGRSVLLVDADPQGTATTWMDMRKDKPVPQVPIISLRGPKVHTDLREQAKHYEDIVVDAGGADSHEFRSALLAADIVLLPLRPGSFDFWTLQKMADVIGMADTYNENLKAMIVLSQVPPTAKDRAKKEAAAVLADMPRFTLMNAMTVFRAAFNNCSGEGLAVSEMSSRDPKACTEISFVHQELFGGR, from the coding sequence GTGATCGTGATCGTTGGCGGCGAGAAGGGTGGGGTGGGTAAAACCACGATCGCCACCCACCTGGCCGTGGCCAGAAAGACCGCCGGGCGGTCCGTGCTGCTGGTCGATGCCGACCCGCAGGGCACGGCGACGACCTGGATGGACATGCGCAAGGACAAGCCGGTGCCGCAGGTGCCCATTATCTCGCTGCGCGGGCCCAAGGTCCACACCGACCTGCGCGAGCAGGCCAAGCATTACGAGGACATCGTCGTCGACGCCGGCGGCGCCGACAGCCACGAGTTCCGCTCCGCCCTGCTGGCGGCCGACATCGTGCTGCTGCCGCTGCGTCCCGGCAGCTTCGACTTCTGGACGCTCCAGAAGATGGCCGACGTGATCGGCATGGCCGACACCTACAACGAAAACCTGAAGGCGATGATCGTGCTGAGCCAGGTGCCGCCGACCGCGAAGGACCGGGCCAAGAAGGAGGCCGCCGCCGTGCTGGCCGACATGCCGCGCTTCACGCTGATGAACGCCATGACGGTTTTCCGGGCCGCCTTCAACAACTGCAGCGGCGAGGGGCTGGCCGTATCCGAGATGTCGAGCCGCGACCCCAAGGCCTGCACCGAGATCTCGTTCGTTCACCAGGAACTGTTCGGAGGGCGATGA
- a CDS encoding DUF1064 domain-containing protein, whose product MKFGVRGRPKFGNKAIVIDGHTFHSAREGVRYRELSVLLRLGEISDLELQPTYRIEINGRWICNVKLDFRY is encoded by the coding sequence GTGAAGTTCGGCGTCAGGGGCAGGCCGAAGTTCGGGAACAAGGCGATCGTCATTGATGGCCACACCTTCCACAGCGCCCGCGAGGGCGTCCGGTATCGGGAGCTGAGTGTGCTGTTGCGCCTTGGCGAGATCAGCGACCTCGAGCTTCAGCCGACCTACCGCATCGAGATTAACGGCCGCTGGATCTGTAACGTGAAGCTCGATTTCCGGTACTAG
- a CDS encoding transposase encodes MLSAIRIRLYPTGAQAAKLAVQFGCARFVWNHGLEASQTAYRETGKGLGYHALSTALPKLKQEMEWLKDADAQVLQQSLQNLAAAYEGFFAKRARYPRFKSKRGRQSIRYPQRVKLDGNRIYLPKVGWVRCVVHREIVGRIKSVTVSRNPSGRFHASILTEDDRPMSAVSTDGKAIGIDLGLTDFAVTSDGSKFSNPRHLARAEKNLKRKQRKLSRKVKGSRGRAKACRLLARAHERVADARKDYLHKLSRRIVNENQVIVVESLNVQGMARNRSLAKAISDVGWGEFTRQLAYKAEREGKAFVRVDRWYPSSKACSECGAIRDSLPLGVRRWECSCGAVHDRDINAARNIRAEGLRLLAGGMPASAGGGTVRRRTRETACAA; translated from the coding sequence ATGCTTTCAGCCATCAGGATTCGCTTGTACCCCACCGGCGCTCAAGCCGCAAAGCTGGCCGTTCAGTTCGGCTGCGCACGCTTTGTCTGGAACCACGGGCTTGAGGCCAGCCAGACCGCCTACCGCGAGACGGGGAAAGGGCTGGGTTATCACGCGCTCTCCACAGCACTGCCCAAACTGAAGCAGGAGATGGAATGGCTGAAGGATGCCGACGCGCAGGTGCTTCAGCAATCGCTTCAGAACCTCGCTGCCGCCTACGAAGGGTTCTTCGCCAAACGCGCCCGCTACCCGCGCTTCAAGTCCAAGCGCGGACGTCAGTCGATCCGCTATCCTCAGCGCGTGAAACTGGATGGCAACCGTATCTATCTGCCGAAAGTCGGCTGGGTGCGCTGCGTCGTCCACCGCGAGATTGTCGGGCGCATCAAGAGCGTGACCGTCAGCCGCAACCCATCGGGCCGCTTCCATGCCAGCATCCTGACTGAGGATGACCGGCCCATGTCCGCCGTGTCCACGGACGGCAAGGCCATCGGCATCGACCTCGGACTGACCGATTTCGCCGTCACCAGCGACGGCTCCAAGTTCTCGAACCCCCGTCACCTCGCGCGGGCGGAGAAGAACCTGAAGCGGAAGCAGCGCAAGCTTTCCCGCAAGGTGAAAGGCAGCAGGGGACGGGCCAAGGCCTGCCGTCTGCTTGCCCGAGCGCATGAGCGAGTAGCTGATGCGCGCAAAGACTACCTGCACAAGCTGTCCCGACGAATCGTGAACGAGAACCAAGTGATCGTCGTCGAATCCCTGAACGTGCAGGGCATGGCGAGGAACCGCAGCCTCGCCAAGGCCATCTCGGATGTCGGCTGGGGGGAATTTACCCGTCAGCTTGCCTACAAGGCCGAACGTGAGGGCAAGGCGTTCGTCAGGGTGGATCGCTGGTATCCGTCGAGCAAAGCCTGCTCGGAGTGTGGGGCAATTCGCGACAGCCTGCCGCTCGGCGTGCGGCGGTGGGAATGCTCCTGCGGCGCGGTTCATGACCGCGACATCAATGCCGCCCGGAACATCCGGGCAGAAGGTCTCAGACTGCTGGCGGGTGGGATGCCCGCTTCTGCCGGTGGAGGCACAGTAAGACGGCGCACGCGGGAGACCGCCTGTGCCGCATGA
- a CDS encoding ribbon-helix-helix domain-containing protein has translation MMAIKMPGKKQSPEEFISGATAAAPSPAPREEYPWHQPMVRDDLRVQLNAKLPERLMVKVDWLARRLGVKKQDMIETALQEWAQARLREMGIEDE, from the coding sequence ATGATGGCGATCAAGATGCCCGGCAAGAAGCAGTCGCCGGAGGAGTTCATTTCAGGTGCCACCGCCGCGGCGCCCTCCCCTGCCCCGCGCGAGGAATATCCGTGGCACCAGCCGATGGTGCGAGACGACCTGCGCGTCCAGCTCAACGCCAAGCTGCCCGAGCGGCTGATGGTCAAGGTGGACTGGCTCGCCCGGCGGCTGGGCGTGAAGAAACAGGACATGATCGAGACGGCGCTTCAGGAATGGGCGCAGGCGCGTCTGCGCGAGATGGGGATCGAGGACGAGTGA
- a CDS encoding siphovirus Gp157 family protein: protein MSYLQKEAIAVAKLKQVITEAGHDDPELIAGMIEGSTEFREIIGTLFDRLAEAEDMTAALAERSKAIQARKKRYEGRIEAIRNIIFEGLVLADERKVELPEATCALTAARQSVVITDEAALPDDCVKIERKPDHTTIKAKLDAGQAVPGATLSNGGQTLTIRRN, encoded by the coding sequence ATGAGCTACCTGCAGAAAGAAGCCATCGCCGTTGCCAAGCTGAAGCAGGTCATCACCGAGGCCGGCCACGACGATCCCGAGCTGATCGCCGGGATGATCGAGGGCAGCACAGAGTTCCGGGAAATCATCGGCACGCTGTTCGACCGCCTTGCCGAGGCGGAGGACATGACGGCGGCGCTCGCCGAGCGCAGCAAGGCGATTCAGGCCCGCAAGAAGCGCTACGAGGGCCGCATCGAGGCGATCCGCAACATCATCTTTGAGGGCCTGGTGCTGGCGGACGAGCGCAAGGTCGAGCTGCCGGAGGCCACCTGCGCGCTGACCGCGGCGCGGCAGTCGGTCGTCATCACCGACGAGGCGGCGCTGCCCGACGATTGCGTGAAGATCGAGCGCAAGCCCGACCACACGACCATCAAGGCGAAGCTGGACGCGGGGCAGGCGGTGCCCGGCGCCACGCTCAGCAACGGCGGGCAGACGCTCACGATACGCAGGAATTAA
- a CDS encoding recombination protein NinB, which translates to MAGSPAVQDFIRSHEGEKVRVTVDVVKHARSLSQNAYYHGVVVPHIQRMFEDAGTTLSHDQVHEFLKMHVMKLHKVVLSPDGTPSVIGGSTTSLSKSEFSDKMAQIQQWASEFGYYVPDPNEVYQAGDRAGPPVIEGSHQERLARERTANRSNRPRSL; encoded by the coding sequence ATGGCCGGAAGCCCGGCCGTCCAGGATTTCATCCGAAGCCACGAGGGCGAGAAGGTCCGCGTCACGGTCGATGTCGTGAAGCACGCCCGCAGCCTGTCGCAGAACGCCTACTACCACGGCGTCGTGGTGCCGCACATCCAGCGGATGTTCGAGGACGCCGGGACGACGCTGAGCCATGACCAGGTGCATGAATTCCTCAAGATGCACGTCATGAAGCTGCACAAGGTCGTGCTGAGCCCCGACGGCACGCCCTCGGTGATCGGCGGCAGCACGACCAGCCTCAGCAAGTCGGAGTTCTCCGACAAGATGGCGCAGATCCAGCAGTGGGCCTCGGAGTTCGGCTACTATGTGCCGGACCCGAACGAGGTCTATCAGGCGGGCGACAGGGCAGGGCCGCCGGTCATCGAAGGCAGTCACCAGGAGCGGCTCGCCCGGGAGCGCACGGCAAACCGTTCCAACAGGCCACGGTCCTTGTGA
- a CDS encoding SANT/Myb-like DNA-binding domain-containing protein translates to MKLRRAARRPAPRWTAAEDAALTKGVRERLTFMAITERLPGRSANALEARYCILSQVDPTLPPPPRPDRLDGKVPVIERTPVEPVTFKDVIDKLKEMGHAVRIIDHNGQRRYEIDGKRAGVPELFELAGAVRPR, encoded by the coding sequence GTGAAGCTTAGGAGAGCCGCGCGCCGGCCTGCGCCCCGCTGGACGGCGGCGGAAGATGCCGCCCTGACGAAGGGGGTGCGGGAGAGGCTGACGTTCATGGCCATCACCGAGCGCCTGCCCGGCCGTTCGGCGAATGCGCTGGAGGCGCGATACTGTATCCTGTCCCAGGTCGATCCCACGCTGCCCCCGCCGCCGCGCCCTGACCGTCTGGACGGCAAGGTGCCGGTCATCGAGAGGACGCCCGTCGAGCCGGTGACGTTCAAGGATGTGATCGACAAGCTGAAGGAGATGGGCCACGCCGTGCGGATCATCGATCACAACGGTCAGCGCCGGTACGAGATTGACGGCAAGAGGGCAGGGGTGCCGGAACTGTTCGAGCTGGCCGGGGCCGTCAGGCCGCGCTAG
- a CDS encoding DUF2312 domain-containing protein yields MVQVGNIAADQLRSYIERIERLEEEKAGLGADIRDVFAEAKGNGFDNKAMREVLKLRKLEAAERDEREHMLDLYLAALGMIPAEEEAA; encoded by the coding sequence ATGGTACAAGTCGGGAATATTGCAGCGGATCAGCTTCGCAGCTACATCGAGCGCATCGAGCGCCTCGAGGAAGAGAAGGCCGGTCTCGGCGCGGATATCCGTGACGTGTTCGCCGAGGCCAAGGGCAACGGTTTCGACAACAAGGCGATGCGAGAGGTGCTGAAGCTGCGCAAGCTGGAGGCGGCGGAGCGCGATGAGCGCGAGCACATGCTCGATCTGTACCTGGCCGCGCTGGGGATGATCCCGGCGGAAGAAGAAGCCGCGTAA